A region from the Plasmodium berghei ANKA genome assembly, chromosome: 9 genome encodes:
- a CDS encoding ATP synthase-associated protein, putative — translation MILKDFFFQKPKVIKCEENVDDINKGSYAYDDNNTSNNDSIIDIIKKIPINPFIDSNENINKYKRSVEKKSIDRYTGVQVYDEDDEKDHKKNKPIDYPFPINKNVVFKKNKVNNSDERINTNYSNIASDLYPEEGFKTLNKNKHFSSDWELLLAHNHGLYHFKNNDNNAIMNKDMHSLNTENDIRNKLNLYTERINVDNPNDACKYLAIEEYKCLLTHSFHMNPNTSNQKCVKWFNEYMQCKWDEHKLNYGHNYIENRRNKKSKAYIAAPDYQYS, via the coding sequence atgatattaaaagattttttttttcaaaaaccAAAGGTAATTAAATGCGAAGAAAATGttgatgatataaataaaggaTCATATGCttatgatgataataacaCAAGTAACAATGACTCAATTAttgatataattaaaaaaataccaaTAAACCCTTTCATTGATagtaatgaaaatataaataaatataaacgcagtgtggaaaaaaaaagtattgATAGATATACAGGTGTGCAAGTATATGATGAAGACGATGAAAAAGACcataaaaagaataaacCAATAGATTACCCATTTcctattaataaaaatgtagtgtttaaaaaaaataaagtaaatAACTCAGATGAACGTattaatacaaattataGTAACATAGCTAGTGATTTATATCCAGAAGAAGGATTCAAaacattaaataaaaataagcatTTCTCTTCAGATTGGGAACTTTTATTAGCACATAATCATGGGTTATATcatttcaaaaataatgacAATAATGCTATTATGAATAAAGATATGCATTCATTGAATActgaaaatgatattagaaataaattaaatctATATACAGAAAGAATAAATGTCGATAATCCAAATGACGCTTGTAAATATTTAGCTATAGAAGAATATAAATGCTTATTAACACATTCTTTTCATATGAATCCAAATACAAGTAATCAAAAATGCGTAAAATGGTTCAACGAATATATGCAATGTAAATGGGATGAACATAAACTTAATTATGGGCATAACTATATTGAAAATCgacgaaataaaaaatcgaaaGCATATATTGCTGCCCCAGATTATCAATACTCTTAA
- a CDS encoding methyltransferase, putative, with the protein MEEIIDDLIYYVRTDEIDEIQNILETESIKTINNIKDQNNNSLLHFACANNNVDMIRFLLYECSIDYNTFNNSGNSPLLWAIQNKNFEAIKEVLFFDYYLNKFEYIAIEKKPNELYENIFKDINCPTFLKSNYKLNEEIKKKINAINILDYFIFLHTNEKFENNSYPNKCQIDLYKERNKICLLKNNEFSKNILSESFNIQNENILHLILNHPMSSILDNQESIENNPNLKFNNTLNQINNQEINDNEKIKENDFTSNISEAKIVQEHIHELIVNQTVKINEKNVIIKIREIGLNYFGKCLDENNLENDITGINIWECSIIASKWIADICIQDSSIFSNKHILEIGAGCALNSLSLFIHSNILCNANSSLGPANIVISDINEFTLNNILYNIQINKELLNYCDKNWESKIKVCNIDWVNDNTYLKDTDNQTYLKYDCIIGSDLIYDKNIVPSIIFLLNKLLKKNGTFFYVCKQNRDGVQLFFEQLKQNFFVEFFEIPENYFINTFVNMDQELFETKFSEFTSPNQIIMLKCVNV; encoded by the coding sequence atggaagaaataattgatgatttaatttattatgttcGAACAGATGAAATAGATGAAATACAGAATATATTAGAAACTGAAAgtataaaaacaataaacaatataaaagatcaaaataataattcgtTATTACATTTTGCTTGTGCGAATAACAATGTAGATATGATTAGGTtcttattatatgaatgtAGTATAGATTATAACACATTTAACAATAGTGGAAATAGTCCTTTATTGTGGGCTATTcagaataaaaattttgaagCTATCAAAGAAGTTCTTTTTTTCGACTATTACTTAAATAAGTTTGAATATATAGCTATTGAGAAAAAACCAAATGAactttatgaaaatatatttaaagatataaattgtccaacatttttaaaaagcaattataaattgaatgaagaaataaaaaaaaaaattaatgctataaatatacttgattattttatttttttacatacaAATGAAAAGTTTGAGAATAATTCATATCCTAACAAGTGCCAAATAgatttatataaagaaagaaataaaatatgtttgttaaaaaataatgaattttctaaaaatattttatcagAATCATTCaatatacaaaatgaaaatatattacatcTAATTCTAAACCATCCTATGTCTAGCATTTTAGACAATCAGGAAagtattgaaaataatccaaatttaaaatttaataatacttTAAACCAAATTAATAATCAAGAAATTAATGACAATGAAAAGATAAAGGAAAACGATTTTACATCTAATATTAGTGAAGCTAAAATAGTTCAAGAGCATATTCACGAATTAATTGTTAATCAAActgttaaaataaatgaaaaaaatgtaataataaaaataagagaAATTggattaaattattttggtAAATGTttagatgaaaataatttagaaaatgatataacCGGAATTAACATTTGGGAATGTAGCATCATAGCAAGTAAATGGATTGCtgatatatgtatacaagATAGTTCAATTTTTAgtaataaacatattttagaAATAGGAGCTGGATGTGCTTTAAACTCTCTTTCCTTGTTTATACATTCCAACATTTTATGTAACGCAAATTCAAGCTTAGGGCCAGCTAATATTGTAATTAGTGATATTAACGAATTTACactaaataatatattatataatattcaaataaataaagaattacTAAATTATTGTGATAAAAATTGGgaaagtaaaataaaagtatgCAATATTGATTGGGTAAAtgataatacatatttaaaagataCAGATAATCAAACATATTTGAAATATGATTGTATTATTGGTAGTGATcttatatatgataaaaatatagttccatctattatatttttactaaataaactattgaaaaaaaatggaacttttttttatgtttgtAAACAAAATAGAGATGGCGTTcaacttttttttgaacAATTAAAAcagaatttttttgttgaattttttgaaatcccagaaaattattttatcaacACTTTTGTTAATATGGATCAAGAATTATTTGAAACGAAATTCTCAGAATTTACATCGCCAAACCAGATAATAATGCTAAAATGTGTAAACGTATAA
- a CDS encoding 60S ribosomal protein L35ae, putative has product MENEQIIQNNDTTTSVKKGVNKSIKKVLRKNKKGNKKMKAPRLYEKGVILGYKRSQRNQDPNFTLLSIRNVNTRKHAQLYVGKRVAYVYRTNKHHDGVKIKCIWGKVCRTHGNSGVVRARFATHIPPQAFGNRVRILLYPSNI; this is encoded by the exons atggAAAACGAACAAATTATTCAAAACAATGATACTACTACTTCCGTTAAAAAGGGAGTCAATAAATCGATTAAAAAAgttttaagaaaaaacaaaaaaggaaacaaaaaaatgaaagcTCCCCGATTATATGAAAAGGGAGTTATTTTAGGATATAAAag ATCACAAAGAAATCAAGATCCTAACTTTACTTTATTATCCATAAGAAATGTCAACACAAGAAAGCATGCACAATTATATGTTGGAAAAAGAGTTGCATATGTATATCGAACTAACAAACACCATGATGGAGTTAAAATTAAG tgTATATGGGGAAAAGTATGCAGAACCCACGGAAATAGTGGAGTAGTAAGGGCCAGATTTGCTACTCATATTCCACCACAAGCCTTTGGAAATAGAGTTcgaatattattatatccatctaatatttaa
- a CDS encoding 60S ribosomal protein L28, putative, protein MANISGALVWELTKNNNCFLKRNKTGKKEKLLCDPYNLRCKNTKNSSGLVNDNAVNIRLNKGKVVLCVKSTTKKHIRNKQLRTKNTKRAESLIEEYTKNINVPKQTLLKKYKRLSKTYRINTKSNK, encoded by the exons atggcAAATATAAGTGGAGCTCTTGTTTGGGAATTAACCAAAAACAACAACTGTTTTcttaaaagaaataaaacaggaaaaaaggaaaaattattatgcgACCCTTATAACTTAAGATgcaaaaatacaaaaaatagtaGTG gTTTGGTAAATGATAATGCTGTTAATATCAGATTAAATAAGGGGAAAGTAGTTTTATGTGTTAAATCAACCACAAAAAA gCATATCAGAAACAAGCAATtaagaacaaaaaatacCAAAAGAGCCGAATCGTTAATTGAAGAATAcactaaaaatattaatgtcCCAAAACAAAccttattaaaaaaatataagcgCTTATCTAAAACATACAGAATAAATAccaaatcaaataaataa
- a CDS encoding coproporphyrinogen-III oxidase, putative yields the protein MKDEQAPNEYFRNLWENLLKYEQSNICSLFESLDTVKFKEEIWNRTNGKGKKLGSGITKVLENGTVFEKCAVNFSSVFGTIDREAAKQMCVNQYNKEYINTTKICHSEDINTIISKVINSNNIKIINEKYKFYASGLSIIAHPVNPNSPSIHANFRFFQIFIRSGKKKQPYNNSNKNMSSINKYILNSKMNLSNNDNTQNNINKQNVKNKIGSNYKSVKHWFGGGCDLSPCYIFPELFINFHHSFKLVCDKYNHLFYKYFKIWCDLYFRIKHRNISRGVGGIFFDNLLDNIIKNKKLTKSGKSKGAQNNKNINENKNCKCYSCNDIMDKSYKIIYYFIQECIITFRNSYFYILSETIHQKYDETMINWQRICRGRYAEFNLIYDRGTKFGLELNNYKTYRRKKKKYIENVPNYSPTNYIKDEVFDDQTSDYMSDEHEKIDNVLASLPLKCEFLYKSKITKFSREYETLQILKHPKKWVDY from the exons atgaaagatGAG CAAGCCCCGAATGAATATTTTCGGAATTTATGGGAAAacttattaaaatatgaacaaagCAATATATGCTCTTTATTTGAGTCGTTAGATACTGTCAAATTTAAGGAAGAAATATGGAACCGTACAAAtggaaaaggaaaaaaattaggAAGCGGAATAACTAAAGTCTTAGAAAATGGAACAGTATTTGAAAAATGCGctgttaatttttcatcAGTATTTGGTACAATCGATAGGGAAGCAGCCAAACAAATGTGTGTTAATCAATATAACAaggaatatattaatactaCAAAAATTTGCCATTCAGAAGATATAAACACTATTATATCTAAAGTTATTAATTcaaataacataaaaattataaatgaaaaatataaattttatgctTCAGGTTTATCTATAATAGCACATCCAGTTAATCCAAACTCACCATCTATTCATGCAaattttcgattttttcaaatatttattaggtcaggaaaaaaaaaacaaccATACAATAATTCTAATAAAAACATGTCAagcataaataaatatatattaaatagtAAAATGAATCTTAgcaataatgataatacacaaaataatattaataaacaaaatgttaaaaataaaattggtAGTAATTATAAAAGTGTAAAACATTGGTTTGGAGGAGGTTGTGATTTAAGTccatgttatatatttcctgAACTGttcataaattttcatcattcTTTTAAACTTGTGTGTGATAAATATAaccatttattttataaatattttaaaatatggtgtgatttatattttcgaATAAAACATAGAAATATAAGTAGAGGGGTTGgtggaatattttttgataatttattagataatattattaaaaataaaaaattaacaaaatcaGGAAAATCAAAAGGAGCacaaaataacaaaaatataaatgaaaataaaaattgtaaatgTTATAGTTGTAATGATATTATGGATAAAAGctacaaaattatttattattttattcaagAATGTATTATAACATTTAGAaattcttatttttatattttatcgGAAACTATCCatcaaaaatatgatgaaaCTATGATTAATTGGCAAAGAATATGTCGAGGAAGATATGCagaatttaatttaatttatgatAGGGGAACAAAATTTGGGCttgaattaaataattataaaacttatagaagaaaaaaaaaaaagtatattgAAAATGTACCTAATTATTCTCCTACTAATTATATTAAGGATGAAGTTTTTGATGATCAAACCTCAGATTATATGTCTGATGAGcatgaaaaaattgataatgTTTTAGCATCTCTTCCTCTAAAATgtgaatttttatataaatcaaaaataacTAAGTTTTCACGTGAATATGAAACGTTACAAATATTAAAGCATCCAAAGAAATGGGTTGACTATTAA
- a CDS encoding heptatricopeptide repeat-containing protein, putative has protein sequence MFFFINKRFINIQRNYNSNSANINVLTNKEINRKKKQQTWMKKINAKEIPRKKYGNKLGTVAKQLYLLPDLKGNPINGNICDPSDKTSAKIKLDNYDFRDFFGKNNEPCANNNNNKNSIEMASEKMSSYENSKLQWDEICDELKYHLPFLQPYSISMSLNYLSKINYNEYDIFKLVAEQLDERWLKNFNIKDLCQLLLSYSRINSKFYAFINLISKELLYKICYSDFEDLSLIAYAYTKLRMYDFEVFLHICNETKHKIKDEIKNSQLKKGDNVNENGKLKIIQNDTTHVYDYDVNCGSEQNKVLNVNKNKFDIEYNNKNDEKSEFNKIRISNKLSLIKSDIEINRIDMPDDKKYSYLCLLVYCLGKNKHHDNILLNLIVEYIDLKIVNNIDLSNLAYGFSVFNIYNGYLYESLCKKIYEDLNKIESLQKIIIMGYFLKYPQYKMLDLYYIFLININEEIKESKKKIYKEVVFLNMCINSFSCDKFLNIIFNSSSKEYCENDKVKKLFFLYNFLISYVDYFMKNKNIDSRDYPKILTILFKIVYFDGSKISNISESNQEKFIFLENYKKHVDIHKATLLVNLALDNIIKEINKLHKYDLNNVKNILNICMQKKDINNEFNFVQKTKAILSSF, from the coding sequence atgtttttttttataaataaacgatttataaatattcaaagaaattataataGCAATTCCGCCAACATAAATGTGTtaacaaataaagaaataaatagaaaaaaaaaacaacaaaCTTGGATGAAGAAGATAAATGCAAAGGAAATACcacgaaaaaaatatggaaacAAATTAGGAACAGTAGCaaaacaattatatttattaccAGATTTAAAAGGCAATCCTATAAATGGTAATATTTGTGATCCAAGTGATAAAACAAGTgctaaaataaaattggaTAATTATGATTTTCGAGATTTTTTTGGAAAGAATAATGAGCCATGTgcgaataataataacaataagaATAGTATTGAAATGGCATCAGAAAAAATGTCGAGTTATGAAAATTCGAAATTACAATGGGACGAGATATGTgatgaattaaaatatcATTTACCTTTTTTACAGCCATATAGTATTAGCATGtcattaaattatttatcaaaaataaattataatgaatacgatatttttaaattagtAGCAGAACAATTAGACGAAAGATGgctaaaaaattttaatataaaagattTGTGTCAATTATTATTGTCTTATTCTAGAAttaattcaaaattttatgcGTTCATAAACTTAATAAGTAAGGAattgttatataaaatatgttactCTGATTTTGAAGATCTATCATTAATAGCTTATGCATATACAAAACTAAGGATGTATGATTTTGAAGTTTTTCTTCATATATGTAACGAAACGAAACATAAAATTAAggatgaaattaaaaacagtcaattaaaaaagggCGATAATGTAAATGAAAATGGCAAGCTAAAAATTATCCAAAATGACACAACTCATGTTTATGATTATGATGTAAATTGTGGAAGTGAGCAAAATAAAGTTTtaaatgttaataaaaataaatttgatattgaatataataataagaatgatgaaaaaagtgaatttaataaaataagaatTAGTAATAAATTATCTTTAATAAAAAGTGATATTGAAATAAATCGAATTGATATGCCAGATGATAAGAAATATTCTTATTTGTGTCTTTTGGTTTATTGCTTAgggaaaaataaacatcatgataatatattattaaatttaatagtagaatatatagatttaaaaattgtaaataatatagattTAAGTAATTTGGCATATGGTTTTTCTGTAttcaatatttataatggttatttatatgaaagtttatgtaaaaaaatttatgaagatttaaataaaattgaatcattacaaaaaataataattatgggatattttttaaaatacccacaatataaaatgttggatttatattatatttttttaataaatataaatgaagaaattaaagaatccaagaaaaaaatatataaagaagttgtatttttaaacatGTGTATAAATAGCTTTTCATgtgataaatttttaaacattATATTCAATTCATCAAGTAAAGAATATtgtgaaaatgataaagtaaaaaaattattttttttatataattttttaatatcctATGTAgattattttatgaaaaataaaaatatagactCTCGAGATTATCCTAAAATTCTGACTATTCTATTTAAAATTGTGTATTTTGATGGTAGCAAAATTAGTAATATATCAGAGAGTAATCaagaaaaatttatatttttagaaaattataagaaGCATGTAGACATACATAAAGCAACTCTTTTAGTAAATCTCGCTTTggataatattataaaagaaattaacaaacttcataaatatgatttgaataatgttaaaaatatattgaatatttgtatgcaaaaaaaagatataaataacgaatttaattttgtgcaaaaaacaaaagctattttatcatcattttaG
- a CDS encoding inner membrane complex protein 1b, whose product MKIDKNKSASISNHDNEMPNMEKLYDQLSFQKFENESNSSLKYSEIDKISSLNKSTQSFVYSNNTNNSYANTSKSGTRIMNKPNVHIVEKIKEVPTYIVKNQTRIIDVPELRFVNKIEHDTTHVIEKLKYVPKDVTKYNIIKKPVIKNIVKEKKMDVLHVQEKISFRDQEVIEEVYNYVDKDGNKIKDHNDIMTMDYNLSNENESNRKIDYPVYPSLNCCNNTSAYIENSNNICSMLCDNKDENTNIIEKSKRENLPYDVNINMLPPLLEPFGPQIKTEDNKIFENVFVPKVEKIVEVQKKIDIPINLPVPYIVPKPKIIDVDIPVFKFNDKYVPVPVRQKIIPKVTWSDKVYKIDCIIEKPYLVYHDIIKFVPTDTKINIREYPKGINKINPEELYEADNLALWMRVNADLKEEKDKLKKNTQSDSMLDHICECSDCETCEHISNSELNISHDLSNIKYSPNNFYDTIPLHQDHPLEMVHLQNKWMKKDTTKIPELYNEQFMNAHRNAFFNLTSKIPREAKVEMKTISQLKTNT is encoded by the coding sequence atgaagatagacaaaaataaaagtgcAAGTATTTCAAACCATGACAATGAAATGCCAAATATGGAAAAACTATATGATCAATTAAGCTTtcaaaaatttgaaaatgaGTCAAATTCatcattaaaatattctgaaattgataaaatatcatcattaaataaaagtacTCAATCATTTGtatatagtaataatacTAACAATAGTTATGCAAATACTTCGAAAAGTGGGACTAGAATTATGAATAAACCCAATGTTCATATagttgaaaaaataaaggaaGTACCAACTTATATTGTTAAAAATCAAACAAGAATAATTGACGTTCCAGAGCTGAGATTTGTAAATAAGATTGAGCATGACACTACCCATGTTATTGAAAAGCTGAAATATGTCCCTAAAGATGTTactaaatataatattattaaaaagccagtgataaaaaatatagtcaaagaaaaaaaaatggacgTCCTACATGTAcaggaaaaaataagtttTAGAGATCAGGAAGTTATAGAAGAAGTTTATAATTATGTTGATAAAgatggaaataaaattaaagacCACAACGATATAATGACTATGGATTATAACCTatcaaatgaaaatgaatctaatagaaaaatagaTTATCCAGTATATCCTTCCTTAAACTGTTGTAACAATACAAGTGcttatattgaaaatagtAACAACATTTGCAGTATGCTTTGTGATAATAAGGatgaaaatacaaatatcaTAGAAAAATCCAAAAGGGAAAACTTACCATATGatgtaaatattaatatgctACCTCCACTTTTAGAGCCTTTTGGCCcacaaataaaaacagaagataacaaaatatttgaaaatgtATTTGTCCCCAAAgttgaaaaaattgttgaagttcaaaaaaaaattgacaTACCTATAAATTTACCAGTGCCATATATAGTTCCCAAACCCAAAATTATAGATGTTGATATTCCcgtttttaaatttaatgataaatatgtaCCTGTTCCAGTTcgtcaaaaaataataccaAAAGTTACATGGAGTGATAAAGTTTATAAAATAGATTgtataatagaaaaacCATATTTAGTATATcatgatataataaaatttgttccAACTGacacaaaaataaatattagaGAATATCCAAaaggaataaataaaataaacccTGAAGAATTATATGAAGCAGACAATTTAGCATTATGGATGAGAGTAAATGCTGatttaaaagaagaaaaagataaattaaaaaaaaacacacaAAGTGATAGTATGCTAGATCATATATGTGAATGTTCTGATTGTGAAACGTGTGAGCATATCTCCAATTCCGAACTAAATATTTCACATGATTTAtctaatattaaatatagtcctaacaatttttatgatacTATACCGTTACATCAAGACCATCCACTTGAAATGGTACATCTACAAAACAAATGGATGAAAAAAGATACTACAAAGATTCcagaattatataatgagCAATTTATGAATGCTCATAGAAATGcatttttcaatttaaCTTCTAAAATTCCACGTGAAGCCAAAGTAGAAATGAAAACCATTTCTCAATTGAAAacaaatacataa